CACCACCTCGATGCCCTCGACCCAGCCGTAGCGCACGCCGTAGGCCTGGTTGCCGTAGCCGTTGCCATAGCTGCCGTCCTGGTACGACGGCTGGGGATACGGCTGCTGCGGATACGAAGACTGCGGGTAGTCCTGCTGCGGATAGCCTTGCTGCGGGTAACCCTGTTGCGGATAGCCCTGCTGCGCCGGGTAACCGCTGATGGTGGTGCCGCCGCCGTAGCCGGTGCTGCCGTAGCCGTTGTTGCCATAGCCGCCGTAGCCCCCGCCATACCCTGCGCCATAGCCGTTGTCGTAGCCATACGGCGTGGCACACCCGGCCAGCGCACCGGCGCCAAGCACCGCAAGCACAACCGAACGAAGGGGGATGGACATGTCAGGACTCCTGCGCGCTGCGCGTGTTGGGGAATGCGCGCGAGTCTAGGGCCGCCGCCCGCCAGCGGGTGTCACCGGAGCTTGTGATTGGTAACCGCCTGTAACGGCCTGCGGTGCCGCCGCGGCAAGTTCAGCCGCGCTCCGCGCCGTCGTCGTTGAACTGCGTGATGCGGGCCACGCGGAACGCGCCGCGCAGCGATTCCAGCTCGGTCCGGTGCAGCATCGCCAGCCGGTTCAGGTAGCGCTCGCCCTTGGCCGTCAGGTGCACCTGCACCACGCGGCGATCCTCGGCGTTGAGCCGCCGCTTGACCAGCCCGGCGGCCTCGCAGCGATTGACCAGTGCCACCACGCCATGCTGCTTGGCCTGCAGACGCTCGGCCAGTTCGCCGATCGAGGCCCAGTCCTTGTCGGCACAGCCGCGGATATGCAGCAGCAGCAGGTATTGCTGCACCGTCAGGCCTTCCTCGCGCGCCGCGTCTTCGGAGAACCGCAGGAAGCGGCGCAGCTGGTAGCGGAAGTCGGACAGTGCCTCGAAGTCGGCCTTGCTGAGCGGGGCGGGTTGCGGCGACGAGGCGGACTTGCTGGGCATGGGCGGCAAAAAACGCGAAAGGGAAAGAAGGCGCGGCAATCCGCGCAAACCCCAGGCGGGGCGCTCGCAATTATAGGGGCCGCACGGCGCACCGGCAGCCGATCCCGGTTTGCGCCGTGCGCGCGCCCGGCTATGGCAGAATCTGTGCGGTTGCAGACACCTTCACCCGTCACCGGAAAACGCACCGATGTTCTCGGAAATCGCTCTCTTCCTGCTGGATACCGTCTTTACCCTGTTCGGCATGGCGCTGCTGCTGCGCGTCTGGATGCAGCTGACGCGGCTGCCCACGCGCAACCCGGTCTCGCAAGGCGTGTTCCAGATCACCGACTGGCTGGTGCGGCCGCTGCGCCGGATCATCCCGGGCGTGGGCGGCATCGACTGGGCCACGATCCTGGCCGCGTGGCTGACCGCGGTGGTGTTCCTGGCGCTGGTCGCGCTGATCAGCGGCATCGACCTGCCCGGCTTCATCCCCGCCATGCTGCTGACCGCCGTGCTCTATGTGCTGAAGTGGGCCATCAGCCTGGTGATGTGGGTCACGCTGCTGATGGCGATCCTGTCGTGGGTCAACCCGCATTCGCCGATCACCCCGGCCATCGACCACCTGACCGCGCCGGTGCTGCGCCCGATCCAGCGCGTGGTGCCGCGCCTGGGCGGCTTCGATGTCTCGCCGCTGGTGCTGTTCGTGATTGCGCAGATCCTGCTGATGGTCATCGCCCGGCTGGGTGCCGGCATCATCGGCCTGCACTGACGGCATCGGGGGCGCAGGACCGGCGCAACGCCTTCGCCGACTGCGCCCTCAACCCGCCGTGCGCGCCTCGCCCGGCGCGAGCCCGTCCGCGGCGGCATCCAGCCCCGCATCCCGCGCCGTCTCGGCGTCCCCCTCCGGCGGCAACTCCGACACCATCATCGATTCGATCGCTTCCATGAAGGCGCGCACCTTGCGCGGCTGCAGGCGCCGGTCGGGCAGCAGCGCGAACACGCGCAGCGGCGGCAGCGGATAGTCAGGCAGCACGCGCACCAGCCGGCCTTGCGCAACCTCGGCCTCGCAATAGATCACCGACAGCCGGGCGATGCCCAGCCCCGCCAGCGCGCCCTGCAGGCGCAGCTCGGCGTTGTGGGTCTGCATGCGCGGGCGGATCGGCACCGATACGGTCTGGCCGTCGCGAGTGAATTCCCACACCGTGTCGCCGGGCGTGGTCAGCGTCGGCATATTGGCCAGGTCTTCCGGGCGCAGCTGCGCCGGCAGGCTGGCCGCCAGCGCCGGCGCGGCGAACAGGCCGCGTTCGACATGGTAGATGCGGCGCGCCACCGTGCCCGAATCAGGCAGGTCGGCGTCGACGATGACAAAGGCGACGTCAAAGCCGTCGCGGATCGGATCGACCAGGCCCTGCGTGATTTCCACCGCCACATCCAGCGCGGGGTGTGCCGCCAGCGTGCGGCAGATCACCCCGCCCAGTTGCTGCGCGCCGAATTCATAAGGCGTGGCGATGCGCAGCACGCCCTGCACGCGCTCTTCGCGCGCCAGTGTTTCCTGGCGGATCTCGCGCAGCCGCGCGAACAGCGGCGCGACATCGCGATACACCGCCTTGCCCGCATCGGTGAGGCGCATGCGGCGCGTGGTGCGCTCCAGCAGCTTGGCGCCGATGGCGGTTTCCAGCCGCGCGACCGCGGCCGACACGCGCGACTTGGGACAGTCAAGCTGCTCTGCCGCGGCCGTGAACGTGCCCTGCTCGACCACGCAGCAGAACGCCTCCCAGTCATTCCATTGGATTGTTTCGTTCACCGGACAATGTTTCCCTGACAACCTGTAGTTCTCGACGGTGGGCCTACATTATGCTTGAGCGATGCAACAAACGCCTGTCCAGGCTGGATCGGACGCGCTAGCCCCCGCCATTCCAGCCATCCCCGCCCCCGCCGCCCCCGGCACCACTACCTCCCCGCGCCCGCGCATGCAGATCGCCAGTCACCCCGAGATGGGTCACTGGCGTCTTTCATTGTTCGGTTTGACGCTGGGGCTGGTGACCGGCATCGACTTCTCTTCCACGCTGATGATGGGCGTGGCCAGCCAGCATATCCAGGGCGGCGTGGGCGCTGCGCCGGAAGACTACCTGTACGCGATCTCGGCCTACGCCGCCACCGCGGTGCTGATGAACATGGTGCTGGACCAGCTCGCGCGGCGCATCACGTACAAGCGCTTCACCATGGTGTCGCTGCTGGTGTTTATCGCGGGCTCGCTGATCTGCGCCGAGTTTGCCAGTCCGGCCGGGCTGATCAGCGGCAAGGCGGTGCAGGGGCTGGGCGCGGGCGGCCTGTTCGCGGCCTCGCGCATCCTGGTGCAGCTGGTGTCGACGCCGGCCGAGCGCGCGCCGCTGATGCTGCGCTTTGGCGGCGGCGCGTTCTCGATGCTGGCGATCACGCCCTGGCTGACCAGCATCTTCCTGGACGATATCGGCTGGCGCGCGGTGTTCCTGTTCCAGGCCGGCATTGCGCTGCCGGTGCTGCTGTCGGTCGCGCTGACCTATCCGACGCGCGCGGCGCGCGATCCGCATCCGCCGGTGTCGACGCTGGACTGGCCCGCCGCGATCGCCGCCGCACTGGGCGCGCTGGTGTTCCTGCATACGCTGCAGGAAATGCGCTACACGCGCTTCTTCAGCTCGCTGGAAATGCCGCTGGCCGCGCTGTGCGGCGTGGCGCTGTTTGCCTTCAGCGGCTGGCGGCTGTATCGCCATCCGGACCCGTGGATCGACTTCTCGCGCCTGGCCGGGCGCCAGTACCTGTACGGGTTGGGCTTCTACACGCTGTATTACCTGCTGTCGTCGGCGTGGTCGTTCCTGCTGCCGACGCTGACGCAGACCGGGCTGGGGCTGACCTTCCGCACCACCTGCATGCTGCTGTCGACCAGCGGCACGGTTTCCGCCATCGGCGCCATCGTGATCACGCTGGGCATGGCACTGGTGTTCCGCAAGCGGCGCGTGATCGCGATCGGCTTTGTCATCTACGCGTGCGCGGCGATGCTGCTGTCGCACCAGCTGATGCCGGGCGCGCCGGATTACGCGCTGGTGCCGGTGGTGCTGCTCGAAGGACTGACGCCGGTGCTGCTGATGGTGCAGGTGGCGTCGATGACCTACCTGGAAGTGCCGGTCGAGGACTTCTCGCACGCCTACCAGTTCAAGAACGTGTGCAAGCAGATCGCCTCGGCGATGGGCACCGGGCTGGCCAGCGTCTTCATGCAGGACGGCCTGGCGCAGCACCGCACTCACCTGGTGGAGCACATCACCCGCTTCAACCCGGGGCTGCAGATGCCCGACGCACTGTCCGCCGCGGGACTGGCCAAGATCTCGCAGGAAGTCGACCGGCAAGCCACGCTGCTCGCCGGCATGGACCTGCTGCATGGCTTTGCCGCGTTGTGCGTGGTGGCGGCGGTGTTCGTGCTGGTGCAGCGCAGCTTCCGCTGACGCCAAGGCTGGCCGGGCCGGGGGCCGGCACTGGCGCAATCCCGGCATTTCCTCTACCCTTTCGGCCTTTCCGTGCCAATCCGGCGAACCGCGCCGGGCTACGCAGATGGCCAGTTCCACCGATTCCCGCCAGACCCCGCCGCCAGCATCGCCGACCGCCGACAGCGCCGCCGCGCCCGAAAAGCCGAGCGACAGCTATGTGCAGTCCTTTGCACGCGGGCTGTCGGTCATCCGGGCCTTCAATGCGCAGCACCCGGCCCAGACCCTGACCGAAATCGCCCAGGCCAGCGGCCTGACGCGCGCCGGCGCGCGCCGCATCCTGCTGACGCTGGTGGGGCTGGGCTATGTGCAGGCCGACGGGCGCCTGTTCCGGCTCACGCCCAAGATCCTCGACCTGGGCTTCGCCTACCTCACCTCGATGCCGTTCTGGAACCTGGCCGAGCCGATCATGGAGGCGCTGTCGCAGCAGGTCCATGAAAGCTGCTCGATCTCGGTACTGGACGGCACCGAGATCGTCTACGTGCTGCGCGTGCCGGCGCGCAAGATCATGACCATCAACCTGTCGATCGGCAGCCGCCTGCCGGCGTATTGCTCGTCGATGGGACGGGTGCTGCTGGCCGGGCTGAGCGAGCCCGAGCTCGACAGCGTGCTGCGCGCCACCGACCTGCGCGCGCGCACCGGGCGCACCGTGACGGATGTGGACGCGCTCAAGGCCATCGTCGCCGATATCCGCCAGCGCGGCTGGGCTCTGAACGACCAAGAGCTGGAGGAAGGACTGGTGTCGCTGGCCGCGCCGATCCGCAACCGCGCCGGCCACACCATCGCCGCCATCAACATCAGCGGCCAGGCGAATCGCACCAGCGCGCAGGAGATGCTGGAGCGCTTCCTGCCGCCGCTGCTCGAGGCTTCCGAGAAGATCTCCGGGCTGGTCGGGCTGCGCACCTGAGCGCAGCCGCGCCGGCTCAGACCGCCGCGGGCAGCTCCACGCTGCCGAACTCGGCCGAGCGCGTGCCCTCCAGCGGCCGGTTGCTGGCGCCGAAATACGCGAACGCCACCGACAGCTTGACCGCATTGGACGCATTGCGGCCGGCCGCATGGAACAGCCGGCTGTCGAAGCACAGCACATCGCCGCGGTGCAGCGCCAGCGGCTGCGCGGCATCCAGCAGCGGCTGGCTGGCCGGGTGCGCCTCGATCAGGAATTCGGCCGGGTCCAGCTGGCCGGGCTCGAGCTTCGCCTGGTGCGAGCCCGGGATGACGCGCAGCACGCCATTGCGCTCGTCCTCGTCGCCCAGCGCCAGCCACACCGTCACCAGTTCCGGGCGCGCGAACGACCAGTAGCGCGTATCGCGGTGCCAGCCGGTCTGGCTGCCGTAGTGCGGATGCTTGGTCATCACGCAGTTGTGATGCGCCAGCGTGATGCGGGCGGGCTCGCCGAGCAGGGCCTGCACCACGGCGACCAGCTTCGGATCGCTGGCCCAGCGGCGGAACACCGCATCGCGCCCGTAGGCCTGGCGCAGGCGCCTGACGGTGCCGCCGCCGGCGGCATCGCGCGTGGCCGGGGCACCCGGATAGCCGAGATCGGCCTCGAACTCCACCGGCGGCACCGCCGCGGCCAGGTGCTGGCGCGTCACCGCCTCCAGCGCCGCGCACGCCGGCTCGTCGGCAAAGCCGCGCAGGATCACGAAACCGTTGGCATGGAAAGCCTGCACCAGGCGCGGCAGCGCGCCGGCATCGGCGGACAGGGTGGAAGCGGGCAGGTCGGCGCGGGGATCCAGCGAGGTCATTGCAGCAGTGCGGCGCAAGGCCGCGCAAAGAGGCGGAAACAGGAACAGGGCCGCGGTGGCCCGACAGCCTCATGATGCCAGAACCCGCGCCATCTGGCGCAGGCGCCGCATCCGCATCCGCATCCAGAAGGCCGCGCCGCGCCATCGGCCCGTGCGTACGGCAACAGACGGTAGCGCATGCCGTGCGCGCCGCTACAATGCGCTGGACTTTGCCCGATAATTCCAGCACCCACCGCGATTTTTTCAGGCCCTTGCGCCGAGGTCCCACGTGACTGCACGCCCCCGCATCGTCGCTTCGCTGGCCGAGGCCCAGGCCCAGCTGGGCCGCATTGTCCTTGGCAAGCCACAGCAGGTGCGGCTGGCGCTGGCCTGCATGCTGGCACGCGGCCACCTGCTGCTGGAAGACGTGCCGGGCGTGGGCAAGACCACGCTGGCGCATGCGCTGGCGCGCACGCTGGGGCTGCACTACCAGCGCGTGCAGTTCACCAGCGACCTGTTGCCGGCCGACCTGATCGGGGTTTCGGTCTTTGTCCGCGATGCCGGCGAATTCCGCTTCCATCGCGGCCCCGTGTTCGCGCAGGTGGTGCTGGCCGACGAGATCAACCGCGCGCCGCCCAAGACCCAGAGCGCGCTGCTCGAGGCGATGGCCGAGGGGCAGGTGACCCATGACGGCGCCACCCACCCGCTGCCGTCGCCGTTTTTCGTCATTGCCACGCAGAACCCGCTGGAGCAGATCGGCACCCATGCGCTGCCCGAATCTCAGCTGGACCGCTTCACCATGCGCCTGTCGCTGGGCTACCCCGACCCCGCCTTCGAGCGCGTGCTGTACCTGGGCGGCGCCAGCGCCGCGGAACTGCCGCCGGTGATGGACGGCAGCCAGGTGCTGGCGCTGCAGCAAGCGGCCGCGCAGGTGTACGCCAGCCCGGCGCTGGTCGATTACGCGCTGGCGCTGGTGCAGGCCACGCGCAGCCATGGCGGCTTTGCCGCGGGGCTGTCGCCGCGCGCCGGGCTGGCGCTGCTGGCCTGCGCGCGGGCCTGGGCGCTACTGGCGCAGCGCGACCTGGTACTGCCCGAAGACGTGCAGGCAGTATTCATGGCCGTGGCGGCGCACCGCCTGTTGCCGGCGGGCGCCGGTGGCCATGCCGCGGTCAACGGCCAGCTCGCCGCGCTGCTGGCCGGCGTGGCGATTCCCTGAGCGCCATGGCGGCGCGCAAGGGCGTGCTCGGCGGCACGCCACGCCTCGCCCGGCGCCGCACAGCCAGCCGGCGCCCGGCAAGTGGCGCGGGCGGCGTGGTGCTGCTGGACCGCCGCCATCTCTATATCCTGCCCACGCGCGGCGGCATCGGCTTTGCGGTGGTGCTGGCCGCGATGCTGATGACCTCGCTGAACTACAACATCAGCCTGGGTTTTGCGCTGACCTTCATGCTGGCGGGAATC
The sequence above is a segment of the Cupriavidus sp. MP-37 genome. Coding sequences within it:
- a CDS encoding MarR family winged helix-turn-helix transcriptional regulator gives rise to the protein MPSKSASSPQPAPLSKADFEALSDFRYQLRRFLRFSEDAAREEGLTVQQYLLLLHIRGCADKDWASIGELAERLQAKQHGVVALVNRCEAAGLVKRRLNAEDRRVVQVHLTAKGERYLNRLAMLHRTELESLRGAFRVARITQFNDDGAERG
- a CDS encoding phytanoyl-CoA dioxygenase family protein; this encodes MTSLDPRADLPASTLSADAGALPRLVQAFHANGFVILRGFADEPACAALEAVTRQHLAAAVPPVEFEADLGYPGAPATRDAAGGGTVRRLRQAYGRDAVFRRWASDPKLVAVVQALLGEPARITLAHHNCVMTKHPHYGSQTGWHRDTRYWSFARPELVTVWLALGDEDERNGVLRVIPGSHQAKLEPGQLDPAEFLIEAHPASQPLLDAAQPLALHRGDVLCFDSRLFHAAGRNASNAVKLSVAFAYFGASNRPLEGTRSAEFGSVELPAAV
- a CDS encoding MFS transporter — its product is MQQTPVQAGSDALAPAIPAIPAPAAPGTTTSPRPRMQIASHPEMGHWRLSLFGLTLGLVTGIDFSSTLMMGVASQHIQGGVGAAPEDYLYAISAYAATAVLMNMVLDQLARRITYKRFTMVSLLVFIAGSLICAEFASPAGLISGKAVQGLGAGGLFAASRILVQLVSTPAERAPLMLRFGGGAFSMLAITPWLTSIFLDDIGWRAVFLFQAGIALPVLLSVALTYPTRAARDPHPPVSTLDWPAAIAAALGALVFLHTLQEMRYTRFFSSLEMPLAALCGVALFAFSGWRLYRHPDPWIDFSRLAGRQYLYGLGFYTLYYLLSSAWSFLLPTLTQTGLGLTFRTTCMLLSTSGTVSAIGAIVITLGMALVFRKRRVIAIGFVIYACAAMLLSHQLMPGAPDYALVPVVLLEGLTPVLLMVQVASMTYLEVPVEDFSHAYQFKNVCKQIASAMGTGLASVFMQDGLAQHRTHLVEHITRFNPGLQMPDALSAAGLAKISQEVDRQATLLAGMDLLHGFAALCVVAAVFVLVQRSFR
- a CDS encoding glycine zipper 2TM domain-containing protein: MSIPLRSVVLAVLGAGALAGCATPYGYDNGYGAGYGGGYGGYGNNGYGSTGYGGGTTISGYPAQQGYPQQGYPQQGYPQQDYPQSSYPQQPYPQPSYQDGSYGNGYGNQAYGVRYGWVEGIEVVPGQPPSTSGAGAVVGGIVGGLLGHQVGGGRGNTVATIGGAVVGAVAGNEVEKRTGSSAPAYRVRVRTSDNAYLTLTQSNAYQMRIGDRVRIENGVAVPY
- a CDS encoding LysR family transcriptional regulator — protein: MNETIQWNDWEAFCCVVEQGTFTAAAEQLDCPKSRVSAAVARLETAIGAKLLERTTRRMRLTDAGKAVYRDVAPLFARLREIRQETLAREERVQGVLRIATPYEFGAQQLGGVICRTLAAHPALDVAVEITQGLVDPIRDGFDVAFVIVDADLPDSGTVARRIYHVERGLFAAPALAASLPAQLRPEDLANMPTLTTPGDTVWEFTRDGQTVSVPIRPRMQTHNAELRLQGALAGLGIARLSVIYCEAEVAQGRLVRVLPDYPLPPLRVFALLPDRRLQPRKVRAFMEAIESMMVSELPPEGDAETARDAGLDAAADGLAPGEARTAG
- a CDS encoding IclR family transcriptional regulator is translated as MASSTDSRQTPPPASPTADSAAAPEKPSDSYVQSFARGLSVIRAFNAQHPAQTLTEIAQASGLTRAGARRILLTLVGLGYVQADGRLFRLTPKILDLGFAYLTSMPFWNLAEPIMEALSQQVHESCSISVLDGTEIVYVLRVPARKIMTINLSIGSRLPAYCSSMGRVLLAGLSEPELDSVLRATDLRARTGRTVTDVDALKAIVADIRQRGWALNDQELEEGLVSLAAPIRNRAGHTIAAINISGQANRTSAQEMLERFLPPLLEASEKISGLVGLRT
- a CDS encoding YggT family protein — encoded protein: MFSEIALFLLDTVFTLFGMALLLRVWMQLTRLPTRNPVSQGVFQITDWLVRPLRRIIPGVGGIDWATILAAWLTAVVFLALVALISGIDLPGFIPAMLLTAVLYVLKWAISLVMWVTLLMAILSWVNPHSPITPAIDHLTAPVLRPIQRVVPRLGGFDVSPLVLFVIAQILLMVIARLGAGIIGLH
- a CDS encoding MoxR family ATPase, giving the protein MTARPRIVASLAEAQAQLGRIVLGKPQQVRLALACMLARGHLLLEDVPGVGKTTLAHALARTLGLHYQRVQFTSDLLPADLIGVSVFVRDAGEFRFHRGPVFAQVVLADEINRAPPKTQSALLEAMAEGQVTHDGATHPLPSPFFVIATQNPLEQIGTHALPESQLDRFTMRLSLGYPDPAFERVLYLGGASAAELPPVMDGSQVLALQQAAAQVYASPALVDYALALVQATRSHGGFAAGLSPRAGLALLACARAWALLAQRDLVLPEDVQAVFMAVAAHRLLPAGAGGHAAVNGQLAALLAGVAIP